The Phaeacidiphilus oryzae TH49 region GGCTCTTGGTCTCGACGATGGCCAGCTTGCAGAACTCGATGCCGGTGCAGGCCATCGTGCCGCGGCGGAAGGCGGACGGCTCGACCTGGAGGTCCAGCGCGGCCAGCCCGGCCTTCAGCGACTCGACCCGGTCCTCGGGCACGTCCAGCACCACCATCTTCTGGTGGGCGGTGGTGCTGAGGCGGCCGGAGCCGTGCTCCTCGGCCAGGTCGGCGACCTTGGCCAGCAGCCCGCCGTCCACCCGGCCGACCCGCGGCGCGAAGCCGATGAAGTAGCGGCCGTCCTTCTGCCGGTGGACGCCGATGTGGTCGCGCCAGCGGTCCACCGGCTCGGCCGGGGCGGGCCCGTCGACCAGCTTGCGGTGGAGGTACTCGTCCTCCAGCACCTGCCGGAACCTCTCCACCCCCCAGTCCGCCAGCAGGTACTTGAGCCGGGCGCGGTTGCGCAGCCGGCGGTAGCCGTAGTCGCGGAAGATGCCGGTGACCCCCGCCCAGACCTCGGGGACCTCGTCCAGCGGCACCCAGGCGCCGAGCCGCTCGGCGAGCCGCGGGTTGGTGGAGAGGCCGCCGCCGACCCAGAGGTCGAAGCCGGGGCCGTGCTCGGGGTGCTCGACGCCGACGAAGGAGATGTCGTTGATCTCGTGCACCACGTCCAGGGTCGGCGAGCCGGAGATCGCCGTCTTGAACTTCCGCGGCAGGTTGGAGAACTCGGGGCTGCCGATGTACTTCTCGCTGATCTCCTCGATGGCCCGGGTGCCGTCCAGGATCTCGTCGGCGGCGATCCCGGCGACCGGCGAGCCGAGGATGACGCGGGGGACGTCGCCGCAGGCCTCGGTGGTGGAGAGGCCGACGGCCTCCAGCCGCTGCCAGATGTCCGGCACGTCCTCGATCCGGACCCAGTGCAGCTGGATGTTCTGGCGGTCCGTCAGGTCGGCGGTGCCGCGGGCGTACGCCTGGGAGACCTCGGCGATGGTGCGCAGCTGCTCGGTGGTGAGCCGGCCGCCGTCGATCCGGACCCGCAGCATGAAGTAGCGGTCGTCCAGCTCCTCCGGCTCCAGGATCGCCGTCTTGCCGCCGTCGATCCCGGGCGCCCGCTGGGTGTACAGCCCCCACCAGCGGAAGCGGCCGCGGAGGTCGCTGGGATCGATGGAGTCGAAGCCGGCCTTGGCGTAGATCGTCTCAATGCGTGTCCGCACATTGAGACCGTCGTCGTCCTTCTTCGTCTGCTCGTTGCCGTTGAGCGGGGTGAAGTGTCCGGCCGCCCACTGGCCCTCGCCGCGGTGGCGGCCCGCCTTGCGCGCGGCGGGGCGCGGGGCCCGGTCGGTGGAAGGGGAGGAAGCCATGTGGTGGGTCCTTCGGCAGGTTCGGCCTCGCGGGGGCCTTCGGCTTCCGGGACGCACCGGCTTTCCCGGCCGGTGGACCGGGGTGTTCCGTGTGCTGGCTGGTCGTGGGGGTCCCGACCTGTCCCGGGGCCGCCGGCTCCGCTACGGCAGGGGCAGCAGAGTTGGTGTGGCGGTTTCAGCGGGGTGGTGACGAACCGTCACCGGGCACAGGTCGCCGGACAGATGGCGCTGGACATGCGGCCGAGGTCGACGTGCAGTCGACCTACCAGATCCGTACCAGCGTGAGACATGGCTAGAGAGTCGCACGCAGATCTTCCGGACGTCCACTGCTGTCCGCACTGTGAACAAATGACTCTCGAATAATGAGATGAAATATCGGAGCGCCTTCTTGCCGCGCCGGAGCCCGATCCTCCGCTGACAGCCGGGGCCCATGTGCCACTCATGCTTCACTCATATACGGCCCTTACCTTGAGGGCCATGACTCTTATCGACCCCGCCCGCCTGGCCAAGTCGATCCCGCAGGTTCGGCGCTTGATCGACCAGCGGGACCGGCTCCTCCGGCAGCGCGACGACCTGCGGGAACAGGTGGAGGCCATCCGCCTTGAGCGCGACTACCTGCAGCAGCTCGGCGGGGCCGGGCCGTCCGACGGCGAAGCCGAGGCCTCTTACACATACGCCTTCATCCTCACCTACGGCCGGTCCGGGTCGACCCTGCTGCAGAACCTGTTGACCTCCGCGCCCGGGGTGCTGATCCGCGGCGAGAACCAGGGCGTGCCGTACCAGCTGTACCGCTACCACTCGCAGGTGCTCCACCACCGGGACCGGCTGGCCCGGCCCGAGCCGCTGCCGCCCACCCACCCCTGGTTCGGCATCGACGGCTACCCCGAGGCGCACGCGCTGCGCAGCATGCGGCGCCTGATCACGGAGACCCTGCTGCGTCCGCATCCGGACACCAGGGTGGTCGGCTTCAAGGAGATCAACTGGCCCTTCGGCGAGCTGGTCGCCTACGTGGACTTCCTGAGCGGGATCTTCCCCGGGGCCCGCTTCATCGTGAACACCCGGAACCTGGACGACGTGGCCAAGAGCAAGTGGTGGGGGCGCCGGGAGGACGCTCTGGACCACCTCGGCGAGCTGGAGGAGCGGATGCTGGCCGCCGCGGGCCATCTGGGCGACCGCGCCTTCCGCATCCACTACGACGACTACCTGGCCGACCCCGGCCGGCTGGAGCCGCTCTTCGAGTGGCTGGGCGCCGAGTACGACCGTGAGCGGATCGAGAAGGTGATGGGGATCCGCGCGTCGTACTGAGGGGGCCGCGTGGACTGAGGGGCCGTCAGGTCGACGGAGTGTCACGGGTGCTGACGCTCCGAGAAGGCCGCCGGTCCGCGCGCGGAACCGGGCTGACCGGCGGCTACCTTAGAAGCGTGCAGCATGCAGGCGGCGACCCCGGGAGGCAGGACCCGCGGGCGGAACACGGCGAACCCGGGGACACCGGCGGACGACCCGACCCTGCCGGGCCATCCGGGGTGCCCGGAGCGCCCGGAGTGCCCGGGGTGCCCGGGTATCGCGCCCCCTTCCCGGGGAGCACCGCCGCCCCGGCCTCCGTGAACCGGGAACGCGACCGGGAACGCGACCGCGCCCGGGCCCGTGCCCGGCACCGCGGGCGGGCCGGCCGGCGGCGGGCGATCCGCCGCTTCGGCGGCACGCCGTTCTGGTCGGTGCTGTGGGACCTGATCAAGGAGACCACCAACACCTGCATGGAGTACCGGGTCACCGGCCTCGCCGCCGAGGTGGCCTTCTTCACCCTGATGTCGGTGCCGCCGCTGCTGCTCTGCGTCGCCGGCACCCTGGGGTACCTGGACGACCTGCTGGGCGCCGGCACCATCGCCGACCTCCAGCGGGACATCCTCAACGCCTCCGGGACCGTCCTCTCCCAGTCCTCCATCGACCAGATCGTGAAGCCGCTGCTGCGGAGCGTCTTCGACGGCGGCCAGCCGGGGCTGATCTCGATCGGCTTCGCCTTCGCCCTGTGGTCGGGATCGCGGGCGCTCTACGTCTTCGTGGACACCGTGACGATCATGTACGGGCTGGACGGCAAGCGCGGGATCGTCCACACCCGGGTGCTCTCGCTGGGCCTCTATATAGCGGCGCTCATCGTGGGGTCCGTGGTGCTGCCGCTGATCGTCGCCGGACCGGGGATGGTGGTGGCGGTCTTCCCGGCCACCGCCGGGCTGGTCCACGCGCTGTACTGGCCGGCGGCGCTGCTGCTCTCGGTGGTCTTCCTGACCACCCTCTACCACGTGGCCGTCCCGGTGCGGACGCCGTGGCGGGAGGACATCCCCGGGGCGCTGGTCGCGCTGCTGGTGCTGGTGGTCGGCAGCATCATCCTGCGGGTCTACCTGGTCCACTCGGTCGAGGGGCCGACCGTCTACGGCTCGCTGGCCGCGCCGGTCGCGGTGCTGCTGTGGATCGGCGTGACGGCGATGTCCGTGCTGGTGGGTGCAGCGATGAACGCGGCCGTGGACCGCAAGTGGCCGAGCGCGCAGACGCTCAAGGCGCGGGCCGAGATCGCGCGGGCGCGGCGGCGCGCGGACGCGCCGGTCGACCCGGAGGGCAACGCGCCTGCGGAGTTCCCCGAGCGCTGGGCGAACTTCCTCCCCCCGACGGAGCTACGCGCCCGCCTACGCGCGAAGCCGACCCTCCCCGAGGACGAGGAACAGCCCCAGCAGCCCCCGGGCGACACCCCGCAATGACGCCCGTAGGGCGAAGTGGGGCCCGCCGCGACCGGCGGCGCGCTCGGCAAGGGGCACTGGGTTGCAACTGCTTCTCCGCGGCCGGATGCCGCCCGGTCGCGGCGGCCCGCGCAGTTCCCCGCGCCCCTGACTTGCGCCTGCGGCGCTGCGCGGGTCCCGCAGCGTCCGGGCGCCGCCCCGCAATGACGCCCGTAGGGCGAAGTCGGGGGCGCGGGGAACTGCGCGGCCCGCCGCGACGGGCGGCGCGTTCGGCGACGGGCGCTGGGTTGCAACTGCTTCTCCGCGGCCGGATGCGGCCCGGTCGCGGCGGCCCGCGCAGTTCCCCGCGCCCCTGACTTGCGCCTGCGGCGCTGCGTTCGGGGCCGGGGGTTTTCCTCGGGGCTCACGGAGTGTCAGCGGGTGTACCAGAGGTGGTGCATGGCGTAGGTGCGCCAGGGGCGCCAGTCCGTGGCGTTGGTGGGGGTGAGGCCGTGGGCCTTCAGGGCGGCTCGGAGGACCACGTCGCCCTCGAGGAGGACGTCCGGGTCGGAGAGGGTGCGCATCCGGATGTAGCCCGCCGTCCAGGGGCCGATGCCGCGCAGCGCGAGGAGGCGCTTCTCGGTGTCCTCGCGGTCGGCGCCCGGGTCGAGGACGACCTCGCCGCCCGCCAGCGCCGCGCACAGGCCACGGATCGTGGCCCGCCGGGACTCCGGCATGCCGAGTTCGCCGAGGCCCGCCTCGGCCAGCGTCTCCGCGGTGGGGAAGAGCAGCGTCAACCCGCCCGAAGGGGACGGCAGCCCGTCCAGCCCCTCGCCGTAGGCGGCGGCCAGCCGGCTGCCGAGCCCGCGGCCCGCGGCCACCGTCACCTGCTGGCCGAGCACCGCCCGCACGGCCAGCTCGTGCGGCTCCGCCGCGCCCGGCGAGCGGAGCCCCGGGCGCTTCCCGGCCAGCGGCCCGAGCACCGGGTCCGCGGCCAGCCGCTCGCCGACGGCGTACGGGTCGGCGTCCAGGTCGAAGAGCCGGCGCGTGCGCTGGCCGGCGGTGGTGAGGTCGCGGAGGTCGGCCAGGTGCAGCCGGCAGTCGAGCCAGCGGGCGTCCGGGCCCGGCTCGTCCACCTCGACCACTCCGGGCCCGTGCGGCAGCCGCAGCGTCCGGCGGTAGGTGCGGGTGCCCCGCACGCCGAGGATCTCCTCGACCCCGGTCAGCGCGCGCAGCTCCAGATAGTCGAAGATCTCGCCGCCGGCGTACGGGCCGCGGAAGGCGAGGCGCAGCGGAAGCCCGCCGCCGGACCCGCCGGACCCCCGGGCGCCCCCGCCCGGGCCCGCCGCGGCGAGGGCGCCGTGCGCAGCTGCGTCGGGGTCGCCGCGTACAGCTCCCGGATGGTGTCGTTGAACTGGCGGACGCTGGCGAAGCCGGCCGCGAAGGCCACCTCGGAGGCGGGCAGTTCGGTGCTCTGCAGCAGGATCCGCGCGGTGTGGGCGCGCTGCGCCCGGGCCAGCGCCACCGGTCCGGCGCCCAGCTCGGCGGTGAGCTGGCGCTGCATCTGCCGGGTGCTGTAGCCGAGCCGGTCGGCCAGCCCGGCCACCCCCTCCCGGTCCACCACGCCGTCCGCGATCAGCCGCATCGCCCGGCCGACCACGTCCGCCCGGATGTTCCACTCCGGCGAGCCGGGGACGGTGTCCGGCCGGCAGCGTCGGCAGGCGCGGTAGCCGGCCGCCAGGGCCGCGGCCGCGCTGCGGTAGAAGGTGACGTTCGCCCGCTTGGGGGTGGTCGCCGGGCAACTCGGCCGGCAGAAGATGCCGGTGGTCCGCACGGCGGTGAAGAACACGCCGTCGAACCGCGCGTCGCGGCTGCACACCGCCTGGTACCTGCTGTCGTCGTCCACCCCTCTACTGTGCGTCCTCGGCGACCCCTCCGCTGGCGGAAATCGGACGCGAAGACCGGGGCGCCCCGGCGGGCTCCTCGCGCAGCCCCGGGGCGAGCGCCAGGGTCACCGCCAGCGAGACCGCGCCGAGCACCGCCATCGCCGTACCGGCCGCCATCCGCTCGGCCAGCAGCCCGCCCGCGGTCGCCCCGACGGCCTGCATGGTGAGCATCCCTGAGCCGTGGAGGCCCAGCGCCTGCCCGTGCAGCCGGCGGGGGGTCAGGGCGATCAGCCGCTCCTGCAGCAGCAGGCTCGCCGCGTACCCGACCGAGGCCAGCGCCACCAGCGGCAGCGCGAACCCGAGCCCCGGGCGGAGCAGCAGAAGCGGGTACGGCGCCGCGAGGAGCAGCCGCAGCGGCGCCGCGAAGCGCCCGTGCAGCCGCTGCGGCAGGAACCTGCCGACCCAGACGTCTCCGGCCAGCATGCCGAGCGCCCCGGCCGCGAACAGCCACCCGGCCCGCGTCGGCGCGTACGGCACGAACAGCGCCTCACAGCCGACCACCAGGCCGTTCGGCACCCACAGCGCGCCGTACACCCAGCGCCGGGCGGGCCGCGACCACAGTTCGGCGTTGATCCGCCAGGTCGCCGCGATCGAGGGGCGGCCGCTCGCCCTGGCCGGCCTGGACCGCAACCCGAGGCGGGCGGCGAGGGCGGCTGCCGCGAAGCCGCCGGCGGCGGCGAGCAGCGTGCCCCGCGAGCCCAGCGCGGCGATCAGCGTGCCGCCGAGGGCGTAGCCGAGGATCTGGCAGAGCCCGACCGAGATGTTCAGCACCGACCGGCCCAGCACATAGCCGTCCTCCGGCAGCACCTCGCTGAGGAGGCCCACCCGGGCGCCGCCGCCGACCGCCCCGGCCAGCCCCTCGGCGAGGACGATCCCGGCGATCGCGAGCGCCGGCAGGCCGGGCAGCGCCAGCAGCGCCGTGGTCAGGGCGAAGAACGCGGGCAGTGCGGTGAGCAGCGCCCGCGGCGGCAGCCGGTCGGCGGCCGACATCAGCAGCGTCGCCCCGATCAGCTGGCCGAAGGAGGGGCCGAACATGCTGAGCGCGGAGAGCAGCGGGGAGTGGCTGGCCGCGTAGACGAGGGTGCCGAGGGCGATCCCGGACGCCGTGAGGGCGGCCGTCTGGAGGGAGGAGAGGGCGAAGAGCGGGGTGAACTCGCGGGACTCCGGCCCGCGGAACAGCTCGCGATACGTGTGCATGGCCGGGAGTCTCCGGTCCGGCCGCGGTCTGCGGCTAACCTTTCGCCGACCCGCGAAAGACGCGGATCCGGTGAGGGCGGTGCTCCGTGGGCGTGTGGCTGGTGGACGCCGAGACGATGGCGCGCGGGCGGTTCGCGTACTCGCCGCTCGCCGAGACCTGCGCGGCGCTGCTCACCCTCGCCGAGGGGACGCCCGGCCACCCCGGGGAGGCGCGCTGGCTGGCCTCCGTACTGCCCCGGTTCCGGGCCAGGCTGGGCGCCGATCCGGTGGACCGGCTGCTGCTGGGCCGGCTGGCCGGGGCCTCCTGGGTGGCCGACTTCTGGATCCCGTCTCATCTGGCGGACGGCGAGCGGACGTTCCGGGAGGAGCTGGCCGAGGTCGCCGCGGTGGCCCCGGAGCAGGTCCGGGAGGATCTGCGGCCCTGCCACCCCGGGGTGCCGCTGCCCGCCGAGCTCCTCGCCGACCCGGACCCGGCCGGGCGGACCGCGGCCCTGCTGGAGTGGGTGTGGCGGGAGGCGGTGGAGCCGGACTGGGAGCGGCGCCGCCGGCTGCTGGAGACCGATGTCCTCTTCCGCACCGTCCGGCTCGGCCGGGGCGGCTGGTCGGCCGCGCTGGAGGGGCTGCGGCCGGGCACCCGCTGGCTCGGCGCGGGCCGTCTGCAGATCAACCGGTACGACCTGCCGCCGCGCGTGGTGTCCGGGGCCGACCTGGTCTTCGTGCCGGTCACGCCCCGGCGGGGCTGGGTGAGCTGGGAGCGGACCGGCGGCAGCCCGGGGCCGGCCGGGCCGGCGGGGCCGGCGGGGTACGAGGTGCGGCCGGGCCGGTTCGGGGTGGTCTACCCGGCGCACGGGGTCGCCGCGGTGGAGCGACAGCCCGGCGGCGCCGGAGCGGACGGCGGCGGTGCCGCAGCGGACGGCGGGGGCGACGCGTTGCCGCGGGGCTCCGGCGGCAGGGCGGGCGGTACCCTCGCCCGGCTGCTCGGGGCCGGCCGGGCGGAGGTGCTGGCGCTGCTCGCGCCGGAGGCGCCGGTCTCCACCACCCAGCTGGTGGCGCTGACCGGGCTGCCGCTCGGTGCGGTGGGGCGGCATCTGCGGATCCTGCGGGAGGCCGGTCTGGCGGACCGGCGGCGGATCGGCCGCTCCGTGCTCTACGCGCGTACGCCCGCCGGCGATGTGGTGGTCCGGGCGGCGGGTTCGGGACGCCCTCCTCCTCAGTGACGGCGCCGGCGGAAGCGGGGCCCCTGGCCCTCGTGCCAGAAGGTGAAGGCCACGGCGGCCACCGCCAGCCCCACGATGACGATGCCGATGATCACGGTGCCGAGCATCTCGACCTCGCTCGGGTGGTCAGGCAAGTCCTCCGAGGACTCAACCAGCTGTTCCCAACGGTCAGTTGGTATCGACGTACTGCCCGGTCGGGAGGCTTCTCACACCAGGCCGTCCGGGGTCGGCCGCGGTCCGCCGCGGCGGGTGTAGCGACTGGTCATCAGGGTGTCCTTGGCCGGCCCGGTCACCGCCCAGACGAGGAGCCAGTGGTCGCGGTCCAGGATCCGGAAGCGGCCGGTGTAGTGGTCCTCGGCGCAGGGGTGCTCGGCCGTCCACTCCCCGGACCGGAGGTCCAGGATGTGGAAGGGGCGGCCGTCCTCGAAGGTGACCGCGGCCGTCCCCGGGGCGTCCCCCGGGTGGATGAGAAGGGTCCGGCTGGTCGGGTAGACGGAACCGTTCCACTTCATCTCGCCCTGCTCGGCGTGGACCAGCACGCCCTCGGCCGGGCCGGTCGGGCGATCGGCGTAGGAGAAGTCGGCCGTGCCGGTGTAGGTGCCGCGGACGCCGCCCAGGCGGTCCGCCAGCTCGCGTTCGCAGTCCCAGCTCCCGTGGAGGTACGCGAAGAGGTCGGGCACGGGGAGGATCGGAGCGATGCCGGTGCCGGCACCGGCGGATGTCGGGGTCTCGGTCACGGTCAGCTCTCCTCGCCGAGTGCGGCGGCCAGCAGCTCCAGGCCCGGAATCGCGCGGACGACCGCCTCCCGGTCGGCCGCCGCGAGGGTGTCCAGCGCTCCGGCCAGCCGCCGTTCGTGGGCCTGCTGCCAGTCGGCGAGCTGCCGCTCTCCGGCGGGGGTGAGGGCGATCCGCGCGGTACGGCGGTCGCCCGGGTCGTTCTGCCGGTCCACGAAGCCGGCCTCGAGCAGCTTGCCGATCAACCCGCTGACGGTGTTCGGCGCGAGCCGCTGGCGGGTCGCCAGCTCGCCCACCCGGAGCGGCCCGGCGGCCAGCGTCTGGAGCAGCTCGACCTGGGCCATGGGCAGCGATTCCCAGGGGTAGTCGGTGCGGATGCTGCTGCGCAGCGCGCGGCGGAGCCGGGTCACCACATCGGTGAGCCGGGCGGCCTGCGACTGCTCGGTCCGCGGTGGCTGCGGGGCGGGGGCGGGCTCGGGCGGCATGCGGATCAGCGTACCCGCGCGGGCGGAAGGCTCGGCCCGGGAACAGGTCGGTGGACGAATATGTCTGGGACCGATATAAACTGCTGCCATGGGGAGTGCACAGGGACTGGATCCGGCGTCCGGCGGGGCCGGACCGATCAGCAGCCATCCGGCGGTGGCCCGGCTCTTCGCCGAGCGCCCGCGGCCGCGCCGGATACGCGACTGGCGGCACGCCCACTGGCTGGCGGTCGCCTCGGTCTGCCTCGGCGCCTTCATGGGCCAGCTCGACGCGAGCATCACCACCCTCACCTTCCCCGCGCTGCAGCGCGGTTTCGGCGTGCCGCTGGCCGCGGTGGAGTGGGTCTCGCTCTCCTATCTGCTGGTGCTGGTCGCCCTGCTGACCCCGGTCGGCCGGCTCTCCGACCTCCTCGGACGCAAGGCCATGTACCTCTGGGGGTTCGTGGTCTTCACCGCCGCCTCGCTGCTCTGCGGCCTGGCCGGCCAGCTGTGGCTGCTGATCGCCTTCCGCGCGCTGCAGGCGGTGGGGGCGGCGCTGATGCAGGCCAACAGCGTGGCGCTGGTCTCCACAGCGATGCCGCGGGACCGGATCCGCTCCGGGCTCGGGGTGCAGGCGGCGGCGCAGGCGATCGGACTCGCGCTGGGCCCCACGCTGGGCGGGCTGCTGGTGGAGGGCGCCGGCTGGCGGTGGGTGTTCTGGGTGAACGTGCCGGTGGGGGCGGTCGCGCTGGTCGCCGGGTACTACCTCCTCCCGCGGACCCGGACCGCGGACGGCCGGATCGGCGGGGTACGGGCGCCGGCCGCCGGCGCCGGGCGGCGGTTCGACCTGGGCGGGCTGGCGCTGCTGGCCGCGGCGACCACCTCCGCGCTGCTCGCGCTCTCCGCCGCCTCCGGGCTCGATCTGCCCGGCTGGGCGGTCGCGCTGCTGCTGGTCCTGGCGGCCGGGTTCGGCGGGGTACTGGTCCGGCGGGAGCGGCGGGTGGAGTCGCCGCTGATCGACCCGCGGATGCTGACCGCGAAGGGGGTCCGGGGCGGGCTGCTGGCCGGGGTCTTCGGCTATCTGCTGCTCTTCTGCCCGCTGGTGCTGGTGCCGGAGCTGCTGGGGGCGAAGGGGGTCGGCGCGTCGGCGTCCGGGCTGCTGCTGACCGCGCTGCCGGCCGCGTTCGCGGTGAGCGCCACCGCCGGCGGCGCCCTGGTGCCGCGCGGCTGGGGGGACCGGGCGCGGGCCGCGGCCGGATCGCTGGTCTCCGCGTGCGGGCTGGGCGGGCTGATCGCGGCGACGGCGCTGGGGGCGCCGGACGCGGCGCTGGTGCCGGGGCTGGCGGCGGTCGGCTGGGGGCTGGGGCTGCTGCTGCCGGCCAACAACGCGCTGGTGATGCGGGCCATCCCGAGCGAGCAGGCCGGGGCGGCCGGCGGGCTGGTCAACATGACGCGGGGGCTGGGCACTTCGCTGGGCGTGGCGCTGCCCGCGCTGGGGGTGCATCTCGCCGGCGTGGCCGGAGGCTCGGTGTGGGTGCTGGGGGTGCTCGCCGCGGCGGCGGTGGGGGTGTGCGCGGGGACGGCCCGCGGGCCCCGTTGAGCAGCCCGAAGGGCTCCTGAGGGGCGCGGGGGACCGGCGCCGGCCACCTGCCGCACCGGGGCAGCGGGGGCCGGGTGGCGACCGGTCGGCCCTGCCGAGTCTTTTCTTTGCCGAGTGCCGGCGGGTGGCCCGCTGGGCGCGCGGTTCCCCGTGTCCCTTCTCGCCCACGGGCTCACCGGGGCTGCGGCGCTACCTTCGGGGGCCGCGGGAGACCCAGCCTCGTTCGTAGGCGTGCCAGCCGAGTTGCATCCGGGTGGTGACGCCTGCGAGGTCCATGAGGTTCTTGACGCGGCGTTGGACCGTGCGGAGGCCCAGGTCCAGCTGCTTGGCGACGCTGGCGTCGGTGAGGCCGAGCAGGAGGAGGGAGAGGATCCGCAGGTCGGTCTCGTCCGGCCGGTCGCCC contains the following coding sequences:
- a CDS encoding MFS transporter, translated to MHTYRELFRGPESREFTPLFALSSLQTAALTASGIALGTLVYAASHSPLLSALSMFGPSFGQLIGATLLMSAADRLPPRALLTALPAFFALTTALLALPGLPALAIAGIVLAEGLAGAVGGGARVGLLSEVLPEDGYVLGRSVLNISVGLCQILGYALGGTLIAALGSRGTLLAAAGGFAAAALAARLGLRSRPARASGRPSIAATWRINAELWSRPARRWVYGALWVPNGLVVGCEALFVPYAPTRAGWLFAAGALGMLAGDVWVGRFLPQRLHGRFAAPLRLLLAAPYPLLLLRPGLGFALPLVALASVGYAASLLLQERLIALTPRRLHGQALGLHGSGMLTMQAVGATAGGLLAERMAAGTAMAVLGAVSLAVTLALAPGLREEPAGAPRSSRPISASGGVAEDAQ
- a CDS encoding nitrite/sulfite reductase, giving the protein MASSPSTDRAPRPAARKAGRHRGEGQWAAGHFTPLNGNEQTKKDDDGLNVRTRIETIYAKAGFDSIDPSDLRGRFRWWGLYTQRAPGIDGGKTAILEPEELDDRYFMLRVRIDGGRLTTEQLRTIAEVSQAYARGTADLTDRQNIQLHWVRIEDVPDIWQRLEAVGLSTTEACGDVPRVILGSPVAGIAADEILDGTRAIEEISEKYIGSPEFSNLPRKFKTAISGSPTLDVVHEINDISFVGVEHPEHGPGFDLWVGGGLSTNPRLAERLGAWVPLDEVPEVWAGVTGIFRDYGYRRLRNRARLKYLLADWGVERFRQVLEDEYLHRKLVDGPAPAEPVDRWRDHIGVHRQKDGRYFIGFAPRVGRVDGGLLAKVADLAEEHGSGRLSTTAHQKMVVLDVPEDRVESLKAGLAALDLQVEPSAFRRGTMACTGIEFCKLAIVETKSRGADLIAELERRLPEFDEPISINLNGCPNACARIQTADIGLKGQLILDENGEQVEGYQVHLGGGLGLDPGFGRKVRGLKVTSAGLPDYIERVLRRYLADRQDGERFAQWAARAPESDLK
- a CDS encoding sulfotransferase family protein, giving the protein MTLIDPARLAKSIPQVRRLIDQRDRLLRQRDDLREQVEAIRLERDYLQQLGGAGPSDGEAEASYTYAFILTYGRSGSTLLQNLLTSAPGVLIRGENQGVPYQLYRYHSQVLHHRDRLARPEPLPPTHPWFGIDGYPEAHALRSMRRLITETLLRPHPDTRVVGFKEINWPFGELVAYVDFLSGIFPGARFIVNTRNLDDVAKSKWWGRREDALDHLGELEERMLAAAGHLGDRAFRIHYDDYLADPGRLEPLFEWLGAEYDRERIEKVMGIRASY
- a CDS encoding DUF5937 family protein → MGVWLVDAETMARGRFAYSPLAETCAALLTLAEGTPGHPGEARWLASVLPRFRARLGADPVDRLLLGRLAGASWVADFWIPSHLADGERTFREELAEVAAVAPEQVREDLRPCHPGVPLPAELLADPDPAGRTAALLEWVWREAVEPDWERRRRLLETDVLFRTVRLGRGGWSAALEGLRPGTRWLGAGRLQINRYDLPPRVVSGADLVFVPVTPRRGWVSWERTGGSPGPAGPAGPAGYEVRPGRFGVVYPAHGVAAVERQPGGAGADGGGAAADGGGDALPRGSGGRAGGTLARLLGAGRAEVLALLAPEAPVSTTQLVALTGLPLGAVGRHLRILREAGLADRRRIGRSVLYARTPAGDVVVRAAGSGRPPPQ
- a CDS encoding DUF6314 family protein; translated protein: MTETPTSAGAGTGIAPILPVPDLFAYLHGSWDCERELADRLGGVRGTYTGTADFSYADRPTGPAEGVLVHAEQGEMKWNGSVYPTSRTLLIHPGDAPGTAAVTFEDGRPFHILDLRSGEWTAEHPCAEDHYTGRFRILDRDHWLLVWAVTGPAKDTLMTSRYTRRGGPRPTPDGLV
- a CDS encoding YihY/virulence factor BrkB family protein, with the protein product MPGYRAPFPGSTAAPASVNRERDRERDRARARARHRGRAGRRRAIRRFGGTPFWSVLWDLIKETTNTCMEYRVTGLAAEVAFFTLMSVPPLLLCVAGTLGYLDDLLGAGTIADLQRDILNASGTVLSQSSIDQIVKPLLRSVFDGGQPGLISIGFAFALWSGSRALYVFVDTVTIMYGLDGKRGIVHTRVLSLGLYIAALIVGSVVLPLIVAGPGMVVAVFPATAGLVHALYWPAALLLSVVFLTTLYHVAVPVRTPWREDIPGALVALLVLVVGSIILRVYLVHSVEGPTVYGSLAAPVAVLLWIGVTAMSVLVGAAMNAAVDRKWPSAQTLKARAEIARARRRADAPVDPEGNAPAEFPERWANFLPPTELRARLRAKPTLPEDEEQPQQPPGDTPQ
- a CDS encoding MarR family winged helix-turn-helix transcriptional regulator, producing the protein MPPEPAPAPQPPRTEQSQAARLTDVVTRLRRALRSSIRTDYPWESLPMAQVELLQTLAAGPLRVGELATRQRLAPNTVSGLIGKLLEAGFVDRQNDPGDRRTARIALTPAGERQLADWQQAHERRLAGALDTLAAADREAVVRAIPGLELLAAALGEES
- a CDS encoding MFS transporter gives rise to the protein MGSAQGLDPASGGAGPISSHPAVARLFAERPRPRRIRDWRHAHWLAVASVCLGAFMGQLDASITTLTFPALQRGFGVPLAAVEWVSLSYLLVLVALLTPVGRLSDLLGRKAMYLWGFVVFTAASLLCGLAGQLWLLIAFRALQAVGAALMQANSVALVSTAMPRDRIRSGLGVQAAAQAIGLALGPTLGGLLVEGAGWRWVFWVNVPVGAVALVAGYYLLPRTRTADGRIGGVRAPAAGAGRRFDLGGLALLAAATTSALLALSAASGLDLPGWAVALLLVLAAGFGGVLVRRERRVESPLIDPRMLTAKGVRGGLLAGVFGYLLLFCPLVLVPELLGAKGVGASASGLLLTALPAAFAVSATAGGALVPRGWGDRARAAAGSLVSACGLGGLIAATALGAPDAALVPGLAAVGWGLGLLLPANNALVMRAIPSEQAGAAGGLVNMTRGLGTSLGVALPALGVHLAGVAGGSVWVLGVLAAAAVGVCAGTARGPR